Proteins co-encoded in one Setaria viridis chromosome 9, Setaria_viridis_v4.0, whole genome shotgun sequence genomic window:
- the LOC117839743 gene encoding G2/mitotic-specific cyclin C13-1, translating into MPRARHKPIPKIQTASSFPGTNAASFVHSPGPKPPKPQRRPKATGGTDPGGHRHRQQRQEPEPEPEVMESKENAAHSAPPLRRSQGKRKALVELPINEWRDTDGGSAPRPSKPRTRSAARAEAEAEDARKRREDGDAARGAGVARLLDPKRQDAGAAQAAVAPYHADIDRYLRSLEVEPLRRPSPDYFQKIQKAISPKMRAVLVDWLVEVADEFKLQAETLYLAVSYVDRFLTMNVVTRNKLQLLGVTALLLAAKYEEIESSKMKVNKYTDITDNTYTKQQVVKMEADLLKSLNFEIGGPTVTTFLRRFIASCRGGNRTSSEKLESMCSYLAELSLLDYDCISYLPSVLAAACLFVARFTIRPRTHPWNLTLQRNTGYKAFDLQKSIFIIHELQLSIRCPDQKAIREKYEDPKFGCVSTMVSPQEIPASFFEDCNK; encoded by the exons ATGCCCCGTGCCCGCCATAAGCCCATCCCCAAAATTCAAACCGCATCAAGCTTCCCCGGAACGAACGCCGCCTCATTCGTTCATTCGCCCGGACCAAAACCCCCCAAACCCCAGCGGAGACCCAAGGCGACCGGCGGAACGGATCCGGGCGGCCATCGCCACCGGCAGCAGCGtcaggagccggagccggagccggaggtgaTGGAGAGCAAGGAGAACGCCGCGCACTCGGCGCCGCCTCTTCGGCGGTCGCAAGGGAAGCGCAAGGCCCTGGTGGAGCTGCCGATCAACGAATGGCGGGACACGGATGGCGGctcggcgccgcggccgtcgaAGCCGAGGacgcggtcggcggcgcgggcggaggccgaggcggaggatGCGAGGAAGCGGCGGGAGGATGGGGACGCCGCGCGCGGGGCCGGTGTGGCCCGCCTTCTGGACCCGAAGCGGCAGGACGCaggcgcggcgcaggcggccgtTGCGCCGTACCACGCGGACATCGACCGGTACCTCCGGTCGTTGGAG GTTGAACCATTGAGGAGGCCAAGTCCTGACTATTTTCAGAAGATCCAGAAAGCCATCTCCCCCAAAATGAGGGCTGTCCTTGTGGACTGGTTGGTAGAAGTGGCTGACGAATTCAAGCTTCAGGCAGAAACTCTTTACCTTGCAGTTTCATATGTTGACCGCTTCCTCACAATGAATGTCGTTACTCGGAACAAGCTGCAACTGCTGGGTGTCACTGCATTACTCCTTGCTGC CAAATATGAAGAAATTGAGTCTTCTAAGATGAAGGTGAACAAATACACAGACATTACGGATAACACCTACACCAAACAGCAA GTGGTGAAGATGGAGGCTGACTTACTGAAATCTCTTAACTTTGAGATTGGGGGTCCCACTGTAACCACATTTCTACG GCGATTCATAGCTTCATGTCGTGGAGGCAAT CGCACAAGCAGCGAAAAACTGGAGTCCATGTGTAGCTATCTCGCAGAATTGAGCTTGCTGGACTATGACTGCATAAGCTATCTACCATCAGTACTTGCTGCTGCCTGTCTGTTTGTAGCCAGGTTCACAATCCGCCCAAGAACTCATCCTTGG AACTTGACGCTTCAACGTAACACGGGATATAAAGCCTTTGATCTGCAGAAATCCATTTTCATCATACATGAACTGCAGTTGAGCATCCGGTGCCCGGACCAGAAAGCAATCAGAGAGAAGTACGAGGACCCCAAG TTCGGGTGTGTGTCGACAATGGTATCGCCACAAGAAATTCCTGCATCTTTCTTTGAAGACTGCAATAAGTGA
- the LOC117836157 gene encoding MFP1 attachment factor 1: MATDELAAAPAPAPSAPGDQSAAAFSFSIWPPTQRTRDAVVRRLVETLAGDTILCKRYGAVPAADAEPAARAIEAEAFDAAAATGGAAASVEEGIEALQFYSKEVSRRLLDFVKSRAADAKAEAPSEEAAPAAAEGEAA, from the coding sequence ATGGCCAccgacgagctcgccgccgcgccggccccggccccctcGGCCCCCGGCGACCAGTCCGCCGCCGCGTTCTCGTTCAGCATCTGGCCGCCGACGCAGCGCACGCGGGACGCCGTGGTGCGGCGCCTGGTGGAGACGCTCGCGGGGGACACCATCCTCTGCAAGCGCTACGGCGCCGtgccggccgccgacgccgagcccGCGGCGCGCGCCATCGAGGCCGAGGCCttcgacgccgcggccgccacaGGCGGGGCCGCCGCATCCgtggaggaggggatcgaggcgcTGCAGTTCTACTCCAAGGAGgtcagccgccgcctcctcgactTCGTCAAGTCCCGCGCCGCGGACGCCAAGGCAGAGGCGCCGTCGGAGgaggccgcccccgccgcggctgagggcgaggcggcgtga
- the LOC117835794 gene encoding protein VACUOLELESS GAMETOPHYTES — MPKTIRYDAHKEHPLVLVDIGGSSGGNGRSFTCDGCGCRGAGPRYRCGACDFDLHELCATAPGTAWFFFHGQHPLALELAVEDGGDGSPRHCDICEMDIHGMHYRCRPCGFDAHPVCLQLPGAAVSPLHPEHLVMLSVGGPEECTRCGADCVWRYRCGVCDVNLHPRCLLGTDETPLNIPRSN, encoded by the coding sequence ATGCCCAAGACGATCCGGTACGACGCCCACAAGGAGCACCCGCTGGTGCTCGTCGACATcggcgggagcagcggcggcaatGGCCGCAGCTTCACGTGCGATGGCTGCGGCTGCCGGGGCGCCGGCCCCCGCTACCGCTGCGGCGCGTGCGACTTCGACCTGCACGAGCTCTGCGCGACGGCCCCCGGGACCGCGTGGTTCTTCTTCCACGGCCAGCACCCGCTAGCCCTCGAGCTGGCcgtcgaggacggcggcgacggcagcccTCGCCACTGCGACATCTGCGAGATGGACATCCACGGCATGCACTACCGTTGCCGGCCCTGCGGCTTCGACGCGCACCCCGTCTGCTTGCAGctgcccggcgccgccgtctcgcCGCTGCACCCGGAGCACCTCGTGATGCTCAGCGTGGGCGGCCCCGAGGAGTGCACGCGCTGCGGCGCCGACTGCGTGTGGCGATACCGCTGCGGCGTGTGCGACGTCAACCTCCACCCGAGATGCCTGCTGGGCACTGATGAGACGCCGCTCAACATCCCCAGGAGCAACTAG
- the LOC117836156 gene encoding aspartic proteinase 36 isoform X1: MKSVSVAGTTLDLPRNTYYGEGKSVAIDIGTTLTYLPEKVYNAMMIEIFDKHQGTLFYDIQNLLYIKHYGRVDDVFPEITLHFEGGLALNIYPHDYLLNNGSDWYFVGLRNGRSQPVNLRDMVILGGWTLFVTISFLVCSISIFLNLMTLNLLFRYGLFK, translated from the exons ATGAAATCAGTATCAGTTGCTGGCACTACACTAGACCTGCCCAGAAATACTTATTATGGCGAAGGGAAAAGTGTTGCCATTGACATCGGGACGACATTGACGTATCTGCCGGAGAAGGTTTACAATGCCATGATGATTGAG ATTTTTGATAAACACCAAGGCACCCTTTTCTATGACATCCAGAACCTTCTTTATATCAAACATTATGGAAG AGTGGATGATGTGTTTCCTGAAATCACCTTACATTTTGAAGGCGGCCTTGCATTGAACATTTATCCACACGATTACCTTTTAAATAATGGG AGTGATTGGTACTTTGTGGGGCTGCGAAATGGAAGATCTCAACCTGTTAATTTAAGAGACATGGTGATTCTAGGAGGGTGGACACTATTTGTCACTATATCGTTCCTTGTTTGCTCCATATCCATTTTTTTGAATCTAATGACACTAAACCTTCTTTTTAGATATGGCCTTTTCAAATAA
- the LOC117839744 gene encoding uncharacterized protein — protein sequence MAGSEQRVVAVIMVGGPTKGTRFRPLSLNVPKPLFPLAGQPMVHHPISACRRIPNLAQIYLIGFHEEREFKLYVSSISNELRIPVRYLREDKPHGSAGGLYSFRDYIMEDSPSHIVLLNCDVCSSFPLPDMLEAHKKYGGMGTLLVNKVSAESANQFGELVADPETNELLHYTEKPETFVSDLINCGVYIFTPNIFSAIEDVLKQKKDRANLRRVSSFEALQSATKALPADFVRLDQDILSPLAGKKELYTYQTLDFWEQIKTPGMSLRCSGLYLSQFRRTSPHLLASGDGIRTATIVGDVYIHPSAKVHPTSKIGPNVSISANARVGAGARLINCIILDDVEIMENAVVIHSIVGWKSSIGKWSRVQGEGDHNAKLGITILGEAVDVEDEVVVVNSIVLPNKTLNVSVQEEIIL from the exons ATGGCGGGCTCCGAGCAACGCGTCGTCGCCGTCATCATGGTTGGCGGCCCCACCAAAG GGACGCGGTTCCGGCCGCTGTCGCTGAACGTGCCCAAGCCGCTCTTCCCGCTCGCCGGACAGCCCATGGTGCACCACCCCATCTCCGCCTGCCGCCGG ATCCCCAACCTGGCGCAGATATACCTCATCGGATTCCACGAGGAGCGGGAATTCAAGCTCTATGTCTCGTCTATCTCCAACGAGCTCAGGATCCCCGTCAG GTACCTAAGAGAGGATAAGCCGCATGGGTCTGCTGGAGGGCTCTACAGCTTTAGGGATTACATCATGGAAGACAGTCCG TCACACATAGTTTTGCTGAACTGCGACGTCTGTTCTAGCTTCCCCCTGCCCGACATGCTGG AGGCCCATAAAAAGTATGGAGGAATGGGTACTTTACTAGTCAACAAG GTATCTGCAGAGTCAGCAAACCAGTTTGGCGAGTTGGTAGCTGATCCTGAAACAAATGAACTTCTGCACTATACAGAAAAGCCTGAGACTTTT GTGAGTGATCTCATAAATTGTGGAGTATATATATTTACTCCCAATATCTTTAGCGCCATTGAGGATGTCTTAAAACAGAAGAAAGACAGAG CAAACTTGCGCCGTGTATCTAGCTTTGAAGCTCTTCAATCAGCAACCAA GGCACTTCCAGCAGACTTTGTTAGGTTAGATCAAGATATTTTATCCCCTCTAGCGGGAAAGAAGGAGCTGTACACATACCAGACACTCGATTTTTGGGAACAGATCAAGACCCCAGG GATGTCTTTGAGATGCTCTGGGTTATATCTTTCTCAGTTCCGCCGTACCTCTCCTCATCTTTTAGCTTCAGGAGATGGCATAAGGACTGCCACTATTGTAGGCGATGTGTACATCCATCCATCAGCCAAGGTTCATCCTACTTCAAAG ATCGGTCCCAATGTCTCTATATCAGCAAATGCGCGTGTTGGAGCTGGTGCCAGGCTTATCAATTGCATAATTCTGGATGATGTTGAAATTATg GAGAATGCAGTTGTTATACATTCAATTGTGGGGTGGAAGTCATCCATTGGAAAATGGTCACGTGTACAG GGCGAAGGTGATCACAATGCCAAACTTGGTATTACTATTCTTG GTGAAGCCGTTGATGTTGAAGATGAAGTAGTTGTAGTTAACAGCATTGTGCTCCCAAACAAAACTCTCAATGTCAGTGTCCAAGAGGAGATCATCCTATAA